A stretch of the Odontesthes bonariensis isolate fOdoBon6 chromosome 5, fOdoBon6.hap1, whole genome shotgun sequence genome encodes the following:
- the il6r gene encoding interleukin-6 receptor subunit alpha, which yields MSGFLILLCVLCVSSVRCIFDGACPRKDPPPGVLVLSPGNRLVLTCSGHVKVNGVEVISTKNGPNTDRRRTSVVGTPTTRKVTRTNAVSSKSDKTSIQSTVSEEHLSPSAEAGVSTAPGGNKNLTYTDTGYTTSPTVQPTTTSRTPEDASDWEDEEMDAEGDNQDEEGIRVTRGIQSRPQWKWNKQLLGKGHVDRGKITFIKGAAALSLASISLADAGKYTCHHGDRETFGVKVVVADPPESPTLFCYKKSPSSKIRCEWTPQKPIIKPPSCSLLLSKSHTKQFQQIPCSYSSQRSRCWCALDHNEDEFRVVHMAFLCVTSILGNATSSLVYFTPLDILKPDPPSNVSVRQEEGQQRRIRVTWNIPISWKPEDSFYDIIYELKYRPLMSSNEQVNAIKRSRSYTITDALPGIEYLIQLRTKEEYDGHWSEWTSPVYVRSWTAPETDDRTPPPDWNNLEELGSGSDNYSDGPTSQPDSSNSSFKHLLWIPVLFAFLSVMLAVYIFRHRHRVMSKLHCLNVITERGDASPSPPSAPSAPEGEALVTFAPQLYKDCPPSDTQEMGGNEEGQTAMDSREALHFNNTSYFFLQGEL from the exons ATGagtggatttctcattttgctgTGTGTTCTGTGCGTCTCGTCTGTTCGCTGCATTTTTGACGGAGCCTGTCCCAGAAAAG ACCCTCCCCCTGGTGTCCTGGTTTTATCTCCGGGAAATAGGCTGGTTCTGACCTGCAGCGGCCATGTGAAGGTGAacggtgtagaggtcatctcgACCAAAAATGGCCCAAACACAGACAGAAGAAGAACCTCTGTTGTTGGAACTCCAACCACTCGCAAAGTCACGAGGACCAATGCGGTCTCAAGTAAAAGCGATAAAACGTCTATTCAGAGCACAGTGAGTGAAGAACACCTTTCTCCTTCTGCTGAGGCAGGAGTTAGCACTGCGCCGGGGGGAAACAAAAACCTCACATATACAGACACAGGATACACAACTTCACCTACTGTCCAGCCAACAACCACAAGCAGAACACCAGAGGATGCATCTGACTGGGAGGATGAAGAGATGGATGCTGAGGGTGATAATCAAGATGAGGAAGGCATCAGGGTAACAAGAGGCATTCAGTCGAGGCCTCAGTGGAAGTGGAACAAGCAGCTGTTGGGCAAAGGACACGTAGACAGGGGAAAGATCACGTTTATAAAGGGAGCGGCTGCCCTGTCTCTGGCCTCAATAAGTCTGGCGGACGCTGGCAAATACACCTGCCATCACGGAGACAGAGAAACATTTGGTGTCAAAGTCGTTGTTGCAG ATCCTCCTGAGAGTCCCACTCTGTTCTGCTACAAAAAGTCCCCAAGCAGTAAGATTCGCTGTGAATGGACCCCTCAGAAGCCCATCATCAAGCCGCCCAGCTGTTCCCTCTTACTGAGTAAAAG CCACACAAAGCAGTTCCAACAAATTCCATGCTCGTACTCATCTCAGCGCTCCCGCTGTTGGTGTGCTCTGGACCACAATGAGGACGAGTTTCGAGTTGTTCATATGGCCTTCCTGTGTGTCACAAGCATCCTAGGCAATGCCACCAGCTCCCTGGTGTATTTTACACCTCTAGACATTT TAAAGCCTGACCCCCCATCAAACGTGTCAGTCCGCCAGGAGGAGGGACAGCAGAGGAGGATAAGGGTCACCTGGAATATACCAATATCCTGGAAGCCAGAAGACAGCTTCTACGACATTATTTATGAGCTCAAATACAGACCTTTAATGTCTTCAAACGAGCAG GTAAATGCGATCAAACGCTCCCGCTCATACACTATAACTGATGCTCTACCTGGTATCGAGTACCTGATTCAGCTCAGAACCAAAGAAGAATATGACGGTCATTGGAGCGAGTGGACCTCGCCTGTCTATGTCAGGTCTTGGACTG CTCCAGAGACTGATGATCGGACGCCACCG CCTGACTGGAACAACCTGGAGGAGTTAGGTTCTGGCTCAGATAACTACTCCGATG GTCCCACAAGTCAACCAGACTCCTCGAACAGTTCATTTAAGCATCTTCTATGGATCCCTGTTCTTTTTGCCTTCCTGTCGGTCATGTTGGCTGTCTACATTTTCAG ACACAGGCACAGAGTAATGTCTAAACTCCACTGTCTTAATGTCATCACCGAGCGTGGTGACGCGTCTCCATCTCCGCCATCTGCGCCGTCGGCCCCAGAAGGGGAGGCCCTGGTGACTTTTGCCCCCCAGCTGTATAAAGATTGCCCTCCAAGTGACACACAAGAGATGGGGGGAAATGAGGAAGGACAAACTGCAATGGACAGCAGAGAGGCCTTGCACTTCAACAACACAAGTTATTTCTTCCTGCAGGGGGAGTTGTGA
- the riiad1 gene encoding RIIa domain-containing protein 1, with product MAGKGSLTKLDAVKLSAEQQEKLRHFKIKTRIDNERYLRSHPEVEEMISHFLRDVLLKRPTDIREFAADHFTSLDPPTGPNNVE from the exons ATGGCTGGAAAAGGCAGTTTGACGAAACTAGACGCCGTCAAATTAAGTGCTGAGCAGCAGGAGAAGCTACGACATTTTAAG ATCAAGACTAGAATCGACAACGAGAGGTATCTGAGATCCCACCCTGAAGTAGAGGAAATGATAAGCCACTTTTTAAG AGATGTGCTTCTCAAAAGGCCGACTGACATTCGTGAGTTTGCAGCAG ATCACTTCACAAGCCTTGACCCTCCCACTGGCCCCAATAACGTGGAGTGA